In Juglans microcarpa x Juglans regia isolate MS1-56 chromosome 8D, Jm3101_v1.0, whole genome shotgun sequence, the following are encoded in one genomic region:
- the LOC121242862 gene encoding cyclin-D-binding Myb-like transcription factor 1, which yields MAEQVEQNQVDPFDEMKKEKRKRKRLKKGKEAPEEAGGNKMKKKAKKQKKREENDEEQRGDGGGGEELKEEEEKKVNSNRGGSGIMSTEPFESLGLSESTFKAIKDSGFQHMTREHDEIGERNLHAVSTEDDNKDAKQKKKKKKKKKKEKAEENCGKDAAITKKDGRTTYENSTPGGTSKRVSFSDCVEVFTPSDGPIDGDQDDNLIRGKRFSREEDEMVKKAVLNYIEVKGLGDEGLNIVLHCKSHPDHKNCWKDIGAALPWRPYKSIYYRAHILFERSEERKWSNEEYELIRSFHEKNGSDWRKLADVLGKHRIHVKDTWRRIRLPNMKKGRWSQEEYQKLFDLVNMDLRLKVFEEKKSKHGMLRDNIAWEAISDSLSTRSNVLCCQKWYSQLTSPMVAEGIWGDADDYRLVDALYALDCCCIEDVDWDNLLEHRSGDVCQKRWDQMLKHIGEHANKSFPEQVEVLSKRYCTDVLEARETYDSKPAVS from the exons ATGGCTGAACAAGTGGAGCAAAACCAAGTGGATCCCTTTGACGAAATGAAGAAGGAGAAGCGCAAGAGAAAGAGGCTTAAGAAAGGGAAAGAGGCACCTGAAGAAGCTGGGGGGaataagatgaagaagaaggctaagaagcaaaagaagagggaggagaATGACGAGGAACAGAGAggggatggtggtggtggtgaggaactgaaggaagaggaggagaagaaggtgaacAGTAATCGTGGAGGGTCTGGGATTATGAGCACCGAACCCTTTGAATCTTTAGGATTGTCTGAATCCACTTTCAAGGCTATTAAGGATTCGGGATTTCAGCATATGACTCGG GAACATGATGAGATTGGGGAGAGGAACCTACATGCTGTTAGCACAGAAGATGACAACAAGGATGCCaagcagaaaaagaagaagaagaagaagaaaaagaaggagaaagcAGAAGAAAATTGTGGTAAAGATGCAGCAATAACCAAGAAAGATGGTAGGACCACTTATGAGAATTCTACACCTGGAGGAACGTCCAAGAGAGTAAGTTTCTCAGATTGTGTGGAGGTTTTTACTCCGTCTGATGGTCCAATTGATGGTGATCAGGATGACAACTTAATACGTGGTAAAAGGTTTTcaagagaagaagatgagatggTTAAAAAGGCCGTTCTCAACTATATTGAAGTAAAGGGCTTAGGTGATGAAGGCCTTAACATAGTTCTCCACTGCAAGTCTCATCCCGATCATAAAAATTGTTGGAAGGATATAGGAGCAGCCTTACCTTGGAGGCCTTACAAGAGCATATATTATCGAGcccatattttgtttgaaaggaGTGAAGAGCGGAAATGGAGCAATGAAGAGTATGAACTTATTCGAAGTTTCCATGAAAAAAATGGATCAGATTGGAGAAAGTTGGCCGATGTTCTTGGCAAACATAGGATTCATGTGAAGGATACATGGCGAAGAATAAGATTGCCTAATATGAAGAAAGGTCGCTGGTCCCAAGAGGAGTATCAAAAATTATTTGACTTAGTTAACATGGATCTGCGCTTGAAGGTctttgaagaaaagaaatccaAGCACGGTATGCTGCGAGATAATATCGCCTGGGAAGCCATTAGTGACAGTCTATCCACCAGAAGCAATGTCCTGTGCTGCCAAAAATGGTATTCCCAATTAACATCACCTATGGTAGCTGAAGGTATATGGGGGGATGCTGACGACTACCGCCTAGTGGATGCACTTTATGCCTTGGATTGTTGCTGCATTGAAGATGTGGATTGGGATAATCTGCTCGAGCATAGGTCTGGGGATGTATGTCAAAAGCGTTGGGATCAGATGCTCAAACACATTGGTGAGCATGCCAACAAGTCATTTCCTGAACAAGTCGAAGTCCTCTCAAAACGGTATTGCACAGACGTACTTGAAGCAAGAGAGACCTATGATAGCAAGCCTGCAGTTTCGTGA